Genomic segment of Salvia hispanica cultivar TCC Black 2014 chromosome 2, UniMelb_Shisp_WGS_1.0, whole genome shotgun sequence:
TTACAGAAGAGATTGCACATGCTCAATGGTTTCCATCTATCCAAGATGCTCTTTGttcttctctttttattgttaatagttaccaatttcatattcttcatttttattatactttatatatttatataccgCTGTTTTAATCGACGTGATTGGAATATTAGTGTATtgatactaatatttataattggaAGCCAATTAGGTAACCCTAAAAGTGAAATTGGATAATTTGATTAGTCTAATCATGAAATTCTTGATTTGGAAGGCCCATTACACATATATGGTGATGGTGGGTCTTGGTTGGTGAAATTGTTGTTTTCTAATGTGAACATTTCTTTAACAGATATTTAGGATAAGTAGTCACATGATTATTGCATGGTATAATTTTTGGGGGTATAACGTATTTAGAAATGAGAGTTAGTggttcaaaatgaaaatggtagtATATGCTTATAAAAGTTAGGCCTAGAATCGGGGCCCACGGCCTTTGGGGCTTCAGTTGGTCGGACCTATTTAGTAGGTAGGCCTAACCTAAGTGctattcattcattcattcggTCCAATTATTATCTCATGCTATAAAAATCAGCAATAATTGGGTTAagatttagatttaaattttgattttgactaACTAATGAAACGGTCTCATGAAAATATCTATGGTTTATaaaccaattaaataacttaACACAAGTCAAATTGTCTTATTcttattaaattagaaaaattaatggaacCGAAACAACTACCATAGTACAAtagaagggagtataattttagaatcatgtatatttggaaatttcttaatatgcagcaaataaatgaatgattaaatatatggtaattgagttttttttttttaattatcatgATTCCCAACTGACTTTTCGTTATCATCATAACTAGCATAGTCGATATTATGAGAGTTGGGTCTGGCCGTCTGGGCCCATTAAACATCTTCGGCATGATATTTTAAGGATATAGTTACGAGTAAGCTGGAGACTTGGGCCAGCTTCAATTGCAAAAGAGGTGTGTGATTTTTTCTCCATGGATTCAGgtaaaagaaaagttgattttgaaaagCAAAAGCCTAGAGGAGAAGATGGAAGTGGAAACACAAATGACAAAGATGGAACTAGGGCTGAGGAATTATATCGAAATACCGGacttaccgtaccgaaaaaataccgaaaataccgttttttcggtataccgtagttttcggtacggtatgataccgtACCGATCTCTATCGGTACGGTAACGGTATTAGATTTCtcataccgcggtataccggtataccgattgatatatataatatataaatatatatttatatatgttatatttaaactaaattttaaaaaataagaacttttattatacaaaaataaaagaatcaaaattgggaaccctattttttgaagtagtctaaaactagatttttttttaatattttggatataataGATTTTTTCACGGTATAATGATATAACGGTATGCCGTACCGCAAAACACGGTATAACGGTATATTGGAATGTCATATCgcagttcggtataccgcaaaagtacggtataccgaaatgcggtacggtataccgataACACGGTATGGTAACGGTATGGCAAAATGCCGTACCGAATTTCCGGTATACCAAACtccggtataccgaaacttacggtacggtatcggtatggtTTTTGTCATACCGtaactttcggtacggtatacggTATGGCACTcccggtacggtataccgtaccgaaccACCCCTAGATGGAACCAATGCTCCTCCGCGATTGGGGGAGAATCCACAAGCCATGAGGTCCCCTTACTGCAATATCTTGTTGTTCAATAAGCCTTAAGGTTCCTAATATTGTTGTGCCTGAATTTAGGATGACACATAATCACTACTAATTAGATTCGATTATGGCAGAATGGTCAAACAATTGgatcaattttttatgatcAAGTGTCCCAGTTTATGAAGTGTACAGAATAACATTCACGtcattagtattataatataatgtttaatgAGTGGTGAGttgtaaaatatgagatgaaCGGTGAATGAAGCATGTGCTGATACTATTTTACCCACCAAACAACGcccatttattattattaatattatctttAGCTAAACTAATCCACCAATGATAGtgtaaatatttgaatattttagttaGCCAACTTGTCCAAAGGCTCCTTTACTTGCATCAAttcttaatcaaattaattccaAAGCTTCATCAATCATCACAGTCCTCCAATGGCGACGACTTGGATTCGGAGGTCACTGCCGTATGCAGGGATGGTGTCGGCAGTCGTAACTATAGCCATAAACCAGATAACAAGCAAAATGGCCATGTCCAATGGCACCAGCTTCTACATTTTGTCCGTCTATTCTAATGCTTTCGCCGCTCTCCTTCTTTTCCCTACCGCCTATCTCTTCCACCGGTACGCAAcccatttccatttttgccttttttttctctgtttaTGGCTGATGGTTTCATTCTTGGCAGGTCAAAGCGCCCCCCTTTATCGTTTTCGGTGCTCTGGAGGATTTTCTTTCTTGCTTCTTTTGGGTTGGTGGATCAACTTGTTTACTTCACTGTGTTTTACATGCTAGATTTCAAGATTACAAGGAATTGGTTGGATAAATTTTTGTGATTGTGCTAGCTTAATTACCATGGTAATATAGCATGATCAGATGGGGAGTTATTTCTGcatcttattttaatatcacTAGTTTTTTTATGCACATTTTGTTCAATGATTCAATGTGTTTTTATCTCAACAAACAAAGACTGACTAGTGCAGCGGAAAGGGATGGCAAAGAATTTATGTTTAATACTAGTGTGCTTATTTGTTCAGTCTTTTGCCAAATTATGCTAAAGTTTACTGCTTCATGACTTTGGTAAAGAAAGGCTTAAAGATCATACCATTTGCTAGATAAACTCGGATTTGACACTTATGGAAGACAAGGATTCTAATTGAATTTATGGATTTTTTGCTGCTAGATGTTTCTCAGACATGACTTCGTATTCTGGTGTAAATTATAGCTCGCCAACACTTAGTACAGCCATGTTGAATCTTGTTCCAGCATTCGCGTACATCCTTGCTATTATTTTCAGGTAATTTTCCATCAGCGTTTCACCAAAATCGCGTGATAGAATTCTAATACATTGATCCTTGTGTAGTTTCAAGTTTCAAGCCTCTACTATATTACTATGTTTTATGGCACATGTTAAGAAGAGAAGACATAATGTATTCTTACTTGTGGAAGAAGTTCTTACAACTTGACACGTTTTTGTGCAACTGATTGAGGTTCAAATGACAATTATGTTGGTTTTGTTATAAATAGAACTACATCTTCTAGCTAGAGGATTGAAACTATGTAGATCATTGCACTGAGAAAATTTCTAGTCGAATCATTGCACCTGATATGAATAAAATGCACGGTTATTACATCCTAGGCTTCGATTGTGCCAGGTTGGAAAAAGTAGATTTCAGAAGATTAAGTACCATGGCTAAATCTTTGGGCACTGTAGTCTCCATATCAGGAGCATTTGTGGTAACCTTCTATAACGGACCAGCTATCCTCAACACGCCACTAACTTCCGGCTCTTTAACTCATCTCTCCTTGTCATCGACACAAAATTGGGTCCTTGGAGGATTTTTGCTCGCTTCTGGTGCCTTTGCAGTTGCATCTTGGTGCATATTACAGGTTTAACCTCTTAAAGACATCTTTGCGCAAAAATTCGGCTGTTGATTTCCTATTAATAATCCTGCAGGCCTTCATACTGAAGATGTATCCAGCTGAAATGATTGTAGTTGCTTTTTACTGTCTCTTTGTAACCATCCAATCTTCAGTGGTCACTCTGATTGCCGTAAGAGATGCATCTATATGGAGAATCGACACGAGGATTGGCCTATATGCTATTCTCTTTTCAGTAAGCATGCCTAGATAATAAAGCTTTTCACCATCTTTATCGAAGGAAAGCCTAATTTGCTCGGGTTGCTGTAGTATACCTGCTATTAATCTAGAAATACTCTTCCTCTGCAGGCAATCATTAACATAGCATGCAGGCTCTATGTAACTTCTTGGTGCATCTGGAAGAAAGGCCCGCTCTTCGTTGCGCTGTTCAAGCCGCTGGCAATAGTCGTCGCTGTTATCATTGGTGTCATCTTTATGAAAGAGACTCTCTACCTTGGAAGGTATTCCTACTCTTAAGTCAATATTTTCCAACCAttttactcaatttttttcttcatatttccAGTTTGGTTGGGGCATTTGTGTTGGTTGTTGGCTTCTATGCGGTGATATGGGGAAAATCCaaagaagagaagataaaTAATGACACACAATCATCAAACTATCAGGCTCTCCTGTTGCACGAGAATACAGAACAAGTGTAGCTTTTCTACGAAC
This window contains:
- the LOC125207892 gene encoding WAT1-related protein At3g28050-like isoform X1, which translates into the protein MATTWIRRSLPYAGMVSAVVTIAINQITSKMAMSNGTSFYILSVYSNAFAALLLFPTAYLFHRSKRPPLSFSVLWRIFFLASFGCFSDMTSYSGVNYSSPTLSTAMLNLVPAFAYILAIIFRLEKVDFRRLSTMAKSLGTVVSISGAFVVTFYNGPAILNTPLTSGSLTHLSLSSTQNWVLGGFLLASGAFAVASWCILQAFILKMYPAEMIVVAFYCLFVTIQSSVVTLIAVRDASIWRIDTRIGLYAILFSAIINIACRLYVTSWCIWKKGPLFVALFKPLAIVVAVIIGVIFMKETLYLGSLVGAFVLVVGFYAVIWGKSKEEKINNDTQSSNYQALLLHENTEQV
- the LOC125207892 gene encoding WAT1-related protein At3g28050-like isoform X2, translated to MAPASTFCPSILMLSPLSFFSLPPISSTGQSAPLYRFRCSGGFSFLLLLDMTSYSGVNYSSPTLSTAMLNLVPAFAYILAIIFRLEKVDFRRLSTMAKSLGTVVSISGAFVVTFYNGPAILNTPLTSGSLTHLSLSSTQNWVLGGFLLASGAFAVASWCILQAFILKMYPAEMIVVAFYCLFVTIQSSVVTLIAVRDASIWRIDTRIGLYAILFSAIINIACRLYVTSWCIWKKGPLFVALFKPLAIVVAVIIGVIFMKETLYLGSLVGAFVLVVGFYAVIWGKSKEEKINNDTQSSNYQALLLHENTEQV